In Selenomonas sp. TAMA-11512, a genomic segment contains:
- a CDS encoding DNA-directed RNA polymerase subunit alpha: MMEIEKPKIDIVETSEDARYGKFVCEPLDRGYGTTLGNSLRRILLSSLPGAAVTSIRIEGVLHEFSTIPGVRDDVTTIILNLKALCLKMFTDEPRIIRIDVQGEKEVTAADIITDPDVEILNPDLHIATVNSEGSLKIEMTVEKGKGYIPADKNKKPDHVIGVIPIDSIFSPVQRVNYTVQDTRVGNVTDYDKLTLEVWTDGSIRPEEAVSRSASILISHFRLFQNMAGIEEEEDLIETKAEPEEADTSKVMEMTIEDLDLSVRSFNCLKRANINNVGDLIAKTEDDMMKVRNLGRKSLEEVKKKLQELDLALKTSED, encoded by the coding sequence ATGATGGAGATCGAAAAGCCGAAGATCGATATAGTTGAAACAAGCGAGGATGCCCGCTACGGCAAGTTCGTATGCGAACCGCTAGATCGAGGCTACGGCACGACACTGGGCAATAGCCTCCGTCGCATCCTTCTTTCCTCCCTGCCGGGAGCCGCTGTTACCTCGATACGGATCGAAGGAGTACTCCATGAGTTCTCCACCATCCCGGGCGTTCGTGATGATGTCACGACCATCATATTGAACCTCAAGGCGCTCTGCCTCAAGATGTTCACTGATGAGCCGCGCATCATCCGCATCGACGTCCAAGGGGAAAAGGAAGTGACCGCCGCCGATATCATTACCGACCCCGACGTGGAGATTCTGAATCCGGATCTTCATATCGCTACGGTAAATTCGGAAGGCTCTCTCAAGATCGAAATGACCGTTGAGAAGGGCAAAGGCTACATCCCCGCCGACAAAAACAAGAAGCCGGATCATGTCATCGGCGTCATTCCTATCGATTCTATCTTCTCTCCCGTGCAGCGCGTCAACTACACCGTACAGGATACGCGTGTCGGTAACGTCACGGATTACGATAAGCTTACCCTCGAGGTATGGACCGATGGCTCCATTCGTCCGGAGGAGGCTGTATCGAGGTCTGCCAGCATCCTGATCAGTCATTTCCGACTGTTCCAGAATATGGCGGGTATCGAGGAAGAAGAGGATTTGATCGAGACAAAGGCAGAGCCGGAAGAGGCGGATACCTCCAAGGTCATGGAAATGACGATTGAAGATCTCGACCTCTCCGTCCGCTCCTTCAACTGCCTCAAGCGTGCCAATATCAACAATGTCGGCGATCTGATTGCCAAGACAGAGGATGATATGATGAAGGTGCGCAATCTTGGCAGGAAGTCCCTTGAGGAAGTCAAGAAGAAGCTCCAAGAGTTGGATTTAGCGCTTAAAACAAGCGAAGATTAA
- the rpsD gene encoding 30S ribosomal protein S4, protein MAIDRVPALKRCRALGLEPGVVGISRESKRQVRRTNRKVSEYGMQLKEKQKAKFIYGVLEKQFRKYYEKAKTMPGVTGENLLGLLERRIDNVVYRIGLAQTRKQARQIVRHGHILVNGKRLDIPSALVSVGDVITVAEKSRSKAMFKEIAESQNSLSAPAWLEADPAKLSGSVTRFPERSEIDIPVTEQAIVELYSR, encoded by the coding sequence ATGGCAATTGATAGAGTACCAGCTCTAAAGCGCTGCCGCGCACTTGGTCTTGAGCCGGGCGTCGTCGGTATCAGCAGAGAATCCAAGCGTCAGGTACGCCGCACGAACCGCAAGGTTTCCGAATACGGCATGCAGCTCAAAGAGAAGCAGAAGGCGAAGTTCATCTACGGCGTCTTGGAGAAGCAGTTCCGCAAGTACTACGAAAAGGCAAAGACCATGCCCGGCGTCACCGGTGAGAACCTCCTCGGACTTCTCGAGCGCCGCATCGATAACGTTGTCTATCGCATCGGTTTGGCACAGACCCGCAAGCAGGCCCGCCAGATCGTACGCCATGGACACATCCTCGTCAACGGCAAGCGCCTTGACATCCCGTCCGCGCTTGTCTCCGTCGGTGACGTTATCACCGTTGCGGAGAAGAGCCGCTCGAAGGCTATGTTCAAGGAGATTGCAGAGAGCCAGAATTCCCTTTCGGCTCCGGCTTGGCTTGAAGCAGATCCGGCCAAGCTGTCGGGCAGTGTCACGCGTTTCCCGGAGCGCAGTGAGATCGACATCCCTGTCACCGAGCAGGCAATCGTCGAACTCTACTCCAGATAA
- a CDS encoding thiolase family protein, with the protein MRGVYILGGGRTPILRRMGLYKHTPPEKLAAELIQKLLTRYNIEVSDVNGVFAGNAVGTGGNIARLMALTAGLPAEISAVTLDAQCASGLAAVDYAAARLWAGQGEVYIAGGMESSSLQPVRRYAKGDARAACCPQGEYMTAQFSPDELAEDAMLKGAERVAAKEHVMRAELDAIALESHQKACRAINEGWLSPLVYEIQGAKADDGPHHGLTKKLLARMPLFYGENSATTAGNSCRMNDGAAFVILCSERYLKRTGMAPMARVSATELYGGDAAYSPYGAMQAADRLLRQHHLSYEELAAVEFNEAFAVINALFLRAHPELKERYNRLGGALAYGHPYGASGAVYLLHLLRSMQLFGGGKGIFSIAGAGGMGTAILVESS; encoded by the coding sequence ATGAGAGGCGTTTATATTCTGGGCGGCGGCAGGACGCCTATTCTTCGCCGCATGGGGCTTTATAAGCATACACCGCCGGAAAAGCTTGCCGCCGAGCTCATACAAAAGCTTTTGACGCGTTACAATATAGAGGTCTCCGACGTGAACGGCGTCTTTGCAGGCAATGCCGTCGGGACAGGCGGGAATATAGCCAGGCTCATGGCGCTTACAGCGGGGCTCCCGGCAGAGATTTCCGCCGTGACGCTCGACGCGCAGTGCGCCTCGGGGCTCGCTGCCGTGGACTATGCCGCTGCCCGTCTTTGGGCGGGGCAGGGTGAGGTGTACATTGCCGGCGGCATGGAGAGCAGCTCTTTGCAGCCTGTCCGCCGATATGCAAAGGGGGATGCGAGGGCTGCGTGCTGCCCGCAGGGGGAGTACATGACGGCACAGTTCTCTCCCGATGAGCTCGCGGAAGACGCTATGCTCAAGGGCGCGGAGCGTGTAGCCGCCAAAGAGCACGTCATGAGAGCGGAGCTCGATGCGATTGCGCTTGAGAGCCATCAAAAGGCTTGCCGTGCAATAAACGAAGGATGGCTTTCTCCGCTGGTCTATGAGATTCAAGGCGCGAAGGCGGATGACGGACCGCATCACGGGCTCACGAAAAAGCTGCTCGCGCGGATGCCTCTTTTCTATGGCGAGAACAGCGCAACGACGGCAGGCAATTCCTGTCGGATGAACGACGGAGCGGCTTTTGTCATCCTTTGTTCAGAGCGATATCTGAAGCGTACGGGAATGGCACCCATGGCGCGTGTATCGGCAACGGAGCTCTATGGCGGAGACGCGGCGTACAGTCCCTACGGAGCCATGCAGGCAGCGGACCGCCTCCTGCGGCAGCATCATCTTTCTTATGAAGAATTGGCGGCTGTGGAGTTCAATGAGGCGTTCGCTGTTATCAACGCGCTCTTTTTGCGCGCGCATCCGGAGCTGAAGGAGCGCTATAATCGCCTCGGCGGCGCGCTTGCCTACGGACATCCGTATGGCGCTTCCGGTGCCGTCTATCTCCTGCATCTGCTGCGGTCCATGCAGCTTTTCGGAGGCGGCAAGGGCATTTTCTCCATCGCCGGCGCCGGCGGCATGGGGACCGCGATATTGGTGGAGTCATCATGA
- a CDS encoding biotin transporter BioY, which yields MNQEFNTRTLTKMALLVALCCVSAYIAFPLPFTPGMVSAITLAMDLAAFLLTPKQTFFTMLTYTLLGAVGLPVFTGGFGGMAKILGPTGGFIFAFMVAYPAISYFKGKEPNFKRYALAAIFVGIPITYVGGVAGIMIVMDLNLWEGLVMSAFPFIPGDIMKALAAAYLGVKLNRALER from the coding sequence ATGAATCAGGAATTTAATACGCGGACGTTGACGAAAATGGCACTGCTGGTTGCGCTCTGCTGCGTCAGCGCTTACATTGCCTTTCCGCTGCCATTTACGCCCGGAATGGTCTCGGCGATTACGCTGGCAATGGATTTGGCGGCGTTTCTTCTGACACCGAAGCAGACATTTTTTACGATGCTGACATATACCCTCCTGGGGGCGGTCGGACTGCCTGTCTTTACGGGCGGATTCGGCGGCATGGCGAAGATTCTCGGACCTACGGGCGGGTTTATCTTCGCCTTTATGGTGGCATACCCCGCCATCAGCTACTTCAAGGGGAAGGAGCCGAACTTTAAGCGCTACGCGCTGGCGGCGATTTTTGTCGGCATTCCCATCACCTATGTCGGTGGTGTGGCGGGCATTATGATCGTCATGGATCTCAATCTTTGGGAGGGACTGGTGATGTCCGCGTTCCCCTTTATCCCCGGAGATATTATGAAAGCGCTCGCGGCGGCCTATCTTGGCGTCAAGCTCAATCGCGCCTTGGAACGGTAG
- a CDS encoding AMP-binding protein codes for MNYYKLLQAQAVAYGNKPFLCMDARVFSYASFLSNVDALAEELEDFHIRGDVIIYSEDFIEEASLFFALQRIGARPLAAHAGVMDSLARRPTENIAGILTMRQGEVSWSPRDTTENVSSPEGCMGVFTSGSTGAPKVLYRTYASWAAFFPVQNAAFRIGEESRLYLHGSLGFTGNLNVFLAVLYRGATLVTTAAFQPKQVYHLLSESGVDVVYLVPNKLRLLVQAKEAPIQGIQSVFTGSQLLSEELLQSLRRSFPAAHIFLYYGASELNYITYRELEGEGFDERNLGRPFENVKLEVRDSLIYVTTPYRVSNVKCPFALGDLGTLDEKGNLRLLGRRSDVVNKGGYKISLAALKEKLEKMQGVEAAEVLGYEDSRRYEEAAAFLVLERSVERGPIEKRIRKELPAVERPKKLFYLNEIPINDRGKADKERLRSYIFNGS; via the coding sequence ATGAATTACTATAAGCTCTTACAGGCGCAAGCCGTCGCATACGGAAACAAGCCTTTTTTGTGCATGGATGCGCGTGTTTTTTCGTATGCGTCATTCCTGTCAAATGTGGATGCGCTGGCTGAGGAGCTGGAAGATTTTCACATCAGGGGCGATGTCATCATCTACAGTGAGGATTTCATAGAGGAGGCATCGCTCTTTTTCGCGCTGCAGCGGATAGGAGCGCGTCCTCTTGCGGCGCATGCCGGCGTCATGGACAGCCTTGCGCGCCGCCCGACAGAGAATATTGCCGGGATACTGACGATGCGGCAGGGAGAAGTCTCATGGAGTCCCCGGGATACGACGGAAAATGTGTCTTCCCCTGAGGGATGCATGGGCGTTTTTACATCGGGCAGCACAGGTGCCCCGAAGGTGCTATACAGGACGTATGCGAGCTGGGCCGCGTTCTTTCCCGTGCAAAACGCTGCCTTTCGTATAGGCGAAGAGAGCCGCCTCTATCTGCACGGCAGCCTCGGGTTTACAGGAAATCTCAATGTCTTTCTCGCCGTGCTCTATAGAGGAGCGACACTTGTTACAACGGCAGCCTTCCAGCCCAAACAGGTATACCATCTGCTGTCGGAGAGCGGTGTGGATGTCGTCTATCTTGTGCCGAATAAGCTTCGACTGCTCGTGCAGGCAAAAGAGGCGCCCATACAAGGCATTCAATCCGTTTTTACAGGATCGCAGCTCTTGTCCGAAGAACTGCTGCAGTCTCTGAGGAGAAGCTTTCCGGCAGCACATATCTTTCTCTACTATGGCGCGAGCGAGCTGAACTACATCACATATCGAGAGCTCGAAGGAGAGGGATTTGACGAGCGAAATCTCGGACGCCCGTTTGAAAATGTCAAGCTTGAGGTGCGTGATTCGCTTATTTACGTGACGACGCCGTATCGCGTCAGCAATGTCAAGTGTCCGTTCGCGCTCGGCGATCTGGGGACGCTGGACGAGAAAGGGAACCTTCGCCTCCTGGGGAGACGCTCGGATGTTGTCAACAAGGGCGGTTATAAGATCAGTCTCGCCGCGCTGAAGGAAAAGCTTGAGAAGATGCAGGGCGTCGAAGCCGCAGAGGTGCTCGGCTATGAGGACAGCAGACGATATGAGGAGGCGGCTGCCTTCCTTGTGCTTGAGAGGTCAGTGGAAAGAGGGCCGATAGAGAAGCGCATTCGGAAAGAGCTGCCAGCGGTGGAGCGTCCTAAAAAGCTGTTTTATCTGAATGAAATTCCGATCAATGATCGAGGCAAAGCGGATAAAGAGAGGCTGAGGAGCTATATATTTAACGGCAGCTGA
- the priA gene encoding primosomal protein N', which yields MLVANVYVNLPLKSIASAFSYRVPEQFSFLQVGWRVFVPFGGRSVEGFVLEVKEQPSSDIALKDILSLVDDEPWFNERTLALADWMHDFYLCSRAETMRLFMPGKSGLRIEAAYRALTDVKESAMLAADTYRAVYSYIKEHAPVRANELSGKFPLYREQLPNLLEKLVHYKLIQKEYLAKRRENIKLERIVLRAVSLESAEAMSPRKLTPKQRQLLESLEARSPQSVAELKAQDISSSVIRTAEKSGLVTIEERRKLRDSYRDLEAYQQAVELSESQKIAMEAIRPCIEAGRQQAFLLQGVTGSGKTQVYIEAARLVRAKGKQVIVLVPEIALTSQIVIAFKSVFAEDMIVMHSQISLAERNDAIARLRQREVGIVIGARSALFVPTDEVGLIILDEEQDLSYKQDEAPRYHARVVAEAMAKMHRAVLLLGSATPSLETAYRAACGEIVKLSMPDRIGNRPLPIVQSVDMREELKSGHRRILSRALESLIEATLAKGEQLILMLNRRGFSTFVLCRSCGEALKCECCELPLVYHKDGSLLCHHCDIKVPVPMTCPKCGSPYIRYFGSGTEKLEHELQEKFPQARVVRMDRDTTGRKFAHQEILTAFREKKYDVLLGTQMVAKGHDIPNVTAVGILSADASLNLPDYRAAERTFMLITQTAGRAGRGEQEGRVVVQCYNPEHYAVQTGAAQDYEGFYREEIKLRKALSYPPFVRLVKLTFHRAGEEAVKAWAMEVKARFRAAFHSEQGVEIIGPAPAMIARLRGIDRCCLLIKAVKLAPVQAFLKEIHLHTENDVTIDIDPISIV from the coding sequence ATGCTCGTTGCAAATGTATATGTGAATCTGCCGCTAAAGAGCATTGCTTCCGCTTTCAGCTATCGCGTGCCGGAGCAGTTTTCCTTCCTGCAGGTCGGCTGGCGCGTATTTGTTCCGTTTGGCGGGCGCAGCGTAGAGGGCTTTGTCCTTGAGGTCAAGGAGCAGCCGTCAAGTGATATCGCGTTAAAGGATATCCTTTCACTCGTTGATGATGAGCCTTGGTTCAATGAGAGGACGCTGGCGCTCGCAGATTGGATGCACGATTTTTATCTGTGTTCCCGCGCGGAGACGATGCGTCTTTTTATGCCCGGGAAAAGCGGACTTCGCATCGAGGCTGCCTACAGAGCGTTGACAGATGTAAAAGAGTCTGCCATGTTGGCTGCAGACACGTATCGAGCCGTCTACAGCTATATCAAAGAACATGCGCCTGTGCGCGCGAATGAGCTGTCCGGCAAGTTCCCGCTATATAGGGAGCAGCTTCCGAATCTATTGGAAAAGCTTGTGCACTATAAGCTCATTCAGAAGGAATATCTGGCCAAGAGACGGGAAAACATCAAGCTGGAGCGCATTGTCCTGCGTGCCGTGTCTTTGGAAAGTGCGGAGGCGATGAGCCCGCGGAAGCTGACGCCAAAACAGCGGCAGCTGCTGGAGAGTCTGGAAGCGAGATCACCGCAGTCGGTCGCGGAACTCAAAGCGCAGGATATCTCGTCGTCGGTCATCCGAACGGCGGAAAAGTCAGGGCTTGTCACCATTGAAGAGCGGAGAAAGCTCCGCGACAGCTACCGTGATCTAGAAGCGTATCAGCAGGCGGTAGAGCTTAGCGAGAGTCAAAAAATTGCCATGGAGGCAATCCGTCCCTGCATTGAGGCGGGGAGGCAGCAGGCGTTTCTGCTGCAGGGAGTTACGGGCAGCGGAAAGACGCAAGTCTACATAGAGGCAGCACGCCTTGTACGTGCCAAGGGCAAGCAGGTCATCGTACTGGTGCCGGAGATCGCGCTTACCAGTCAGATCGTCATTGCCTTCAAGAGCGTATTTGCCGAGGATATGATTGTCATGCACAGTCAGATTTCTTTGGCGGAGCGCAACGATGCGATCGCGCGTCTCCGTCAGAGAGAGGTCGGTATCGTCATCGGCGCGCGCTCGGCGCTCTTTGTCCCAACGGATGAGGTCGGGCTTATCATCCTGGATGAGGAGCAGGACCTATCCTACAAGCAGGATGAGGCGCCGCGCTACCATGCGCGCGTTGTCGCGGAGGCAATGGCGAAGATGCACCGGGCGGTGCTGCTTCTCGGCAGCGCGACGCCGTCTTTGGAGACTGCTTATCGAGCGGCGTGCGGGGAGATTGTGAAGCTCTCTATGCCGGACCGCATCGGCAATCGTCCGCTGCCGATTGTGCAGAGTGTGGATATGCGGGAGGAGCTGAAGTCCGGTCATCGACGAATCCTGTCGAGAGCTTTGGAGTCTTTGATCGAGGCGACGCTTGCCAAAGGGGAGCAGCTCATCCTGATGCTGAATCGCCGCGGATTTTCGACGTTCGTACTCTGCCGCTCCTGCGGCGAGGCGCTGAAGTGCGAGTGCTGTGAGCTGCCGCTTGTCTACCACAAGGACGGATCGCTTCTCTGCCATCACTGTGATATCAAGGTGCCTGTGCCTATGACGTGTCCGAAGTGCGGCAGTCCCTATATCCGATACTTCGGATCCGGGACGGAGAAGCTCGAGCACGAGCTGCAGGAGAAGTTTCCCCAAGCGCGTGTCGTTCGCATGGATCGTGATACGACAGGGAGAAAATTTGCGCATCAGGAAATCCTGACCGCCTTTCGTGAGAAGAAGTATGACGTCCTGCTCGGTACGCAGATGGTCGCCAAGGGACATGACATACCGAATGTCACAGCCGTCGGTATTTTGAGCGCCGATGCGAGCCTCAATCTTCCCGATTATCGGGCGGCGGAGCGCACCTTTATGCTCATCACGCAAACGGCCGGACGTGCCGGGCGCGGAGAGCAGGAGGGGCGTGTCGTCGTGCAGTGCTACAATCCGGAGCACTATGCCGTACAAACGGGGGCGGCACAGGACTATGAGGGCTTTTATCGGGAGGAAATCAAGCTGCGGAAAGCCCTGTCGTATCCTCCGTTCGTTCGACTTGTCAAGCTGACGTTTCACCGTGCGGGCGAGGAGGCTGTCAAGGCATGGGCCATGGAGGTCAAAGCGCGGTTCCGGGCAGCGTTTCACAGCGAGCAAGGCGTGGAGATCATCGGTCCCGCCCCCGCGATGATTGCGAGGCTTCGCGGGATCGACCGCTGCTGCCTGCTCATCAAGGCGGTGAAGCTTGCCCCCGTGCAGGCATTCCTTAAAGAGATACATCTGCATACGGAGAATGATGTGACGATTGATATTGACCCGATATCCATTGTCTGA
- a CDS encoding alpha/beta hydrolase-fold protein: MERREDAWNSKILGRDMKICIYGNGGMPILAFPTRYGSPYEWDQEGVIDLLSPWIEGKKITVFTVDSVDHETWFNYQGDIEWRANRQEAYYEYIIDEVFTYIQQHGFAGILPLCMGADSGGLSAMIMFLRRPELFSGVLSMSATYDAKIHYDGWLNSFLYDNSPVDFLPNMSDTHPYIDLYNSKKIAVCSGQSFDEQHELASAKELVNILHWKRICVWADFWGEDSGHNWYWWKLQIGHFLPWLLGERE; this comes from the coding sequence ATGGAACGAAGAGAGGACGCATGGAACAGCAAAATCTTGGGGCGGGATATGAAGATTTGCATCTATGGGAACGGCGGCATGCCAATCCTGGCATTTCCAACGCGCTATGGCTCACCCTATGAATGGGATCAGGAAGGCGTTATCGATCTGCTGTCTCCATGGATTGAGGGGAAAAAGATTACGGTTTTTACCGTTGATTCCGTCGACCACGAAACGTGGTTCAACTATCAGGGAGATATCGAGTGGCGCGCCAATCGCCAGGAAGCATACTACGAGTACATCATAGATGAAGTCTTTACATACATTCAGCAGCATGGATTTGCAGGTATTTTGCCGCTGTGCATGGGGGCGGACAGCGGCGGGTTGTCGGCGATGATCATGTTCCTTCGTCGTCCCGAGCTCTTCTCGGGCGTCTTGTCGATGTCTGCGACCTATGACGCCAAGATTCACTATGACGGATGGCTGAACAGCTTTCTCTATGACAATTCGCCCGTGGATTTTTTACCGAATATGTCGGATACGCATCCCTATATCGATCTCTACAATTCGAAGAAAATTGCCGTTTGCAGCGGACAGAGCTTTGATGAGCAGCACGAACTGGCGTCTGCGAAAGAATTGGTCAATATTCTGCATTGGAAGCGCATCTGTGTGTGGGCGGATTTCTGGGGCGAGGATTCTGGGCACAATTGGTATTGGTGGAAACTGCAGATAGGACATTTTCTCCCTTGGCTTTTGGGGGAAAGGGAGTAA
- a CDS encoding serine acetyltransferase, translated as MARIEQELHGVIDSILADYRKSRTIDRMDLFSRPDKKTVINILEKLIRIIFPGYFKDETYRIYSIENNLTMVMEDVAYLLNKQIVVALKYNKQDEGSETSCEEKAEEIVLAFLREIPTIRAYIELDVHATFEGDPAAANEAEVIYSYPGLYAITVHRLAHALYKLNVPIIPRIMSEYAHSETGVDIHPGATIGKYFFIDHATGVVIGETTVIGEHVKIYQGVTLGALSTRGGQSLRGKRRHPTIEDHVTIYSGASILGGETVIGEGSTIGGNVFITRSVAPGTQISVKNQELRIDQKGKHVKQIDMEEDDSWFYTI; from the coding sequence ATGGCACGTATTGAACAGGAACTGCATGGCGTTATCGATTCGATCTTAGCGGACTACCGAAAGAGCCGCACCATCGATCGAATGGATCTCTTTAGCCGTCCGGATAAGAAGACCGTGATCAACATTCTTGAGAAGCTGATTCGCATTATATTTCCGGGCTATTTCAAGGATGAAACGTATCGCATCTACAGCATCGAGAACAACCTCACGATGGTGATGGAGGACGTCGCTTATCTGCTCAACAAGCAGATCGTCGTAGCGCTGAAATACAATAAGCAAGACGAAGGATCCGAAACGAGCTGCGAGGAGAAGGCGGAGGAAATCGTGCTCGCATTTCTGCGGGAAATTCCGACGATTCGTGCCTACATCGAGCTGGATGTCCATGCTACGTTTGAGGGTGACCCGGCGGCTGCCAATGAAGCGGAAGTCATCTATTCGTATCCGGGGCTCTATGCGATTACGGTACACCGTCTGGCGCATGCTCTCTACAAGCTCAACGTTCCCATCATCCCACGGATCATGAGTGAATACGCCCACAGCGAGACGGGCGTCGACATCCACCCGGGAGCCACCATCGGAAAGTACTTCTTCATTGATCACGCGACGGGGGTTGTCATTGGGGAGACGACCGTCATCGGCGAGCACGTCAAGATCTATCAGGGTGTGACGCTCGGCGCGCTCTCGACGCGGGGAGGACAATCACTGCGAGGCAAGCGCCGCCATCCGACCATCGAGGACCATGTAACGATCTACTCGGGTGCATCTATTCTCGGTGGGGAGACTGTCATTGGAGAAGGCTCGACCATCGGTGGCAATGTGTTCATCACGAGAAGTGTCGCTCCTGGTACGCAAATCAGTGTCAAGAATCAGGAGCTTCGCATTGACCAAAAGGGAAAGCACGTCAAGCAGATTGATATGGAAGAGGATGACAGTTGGTTCTATACGATTTGA
- a CDS encoding 3D domain-containing protein — MKKCILRLTLLLICLLLSMQTGFAAAFVVKQGSRGAHVRKVQELLIEKGYLAAGEADGICGNRTAGAIRKFQTAEGLEADGVCGEATYRALSGGQEPPEMPAVQPMSTASAPAGARSLFVTAFAYSPEDPGMGSHTASGTLLRRGVIAVDPAVIPMGTRVFIPGYGEAVAEDIGGNIRGNVIDIAFDTHYEAIMFGRQNIEIFILN, encoded by the coding sequence TTGAAGAAATGTATTTTGCGTCTTACACTGCTGCTTATTTGTTTGCTGCTGTCAATGCAGACGGGATTTGCGGCTGCTTTCGTCGTAAAGCAGGGAAGCCGGGGAGCGCATGTCCGAAAAGTACAGGAGCTCCTGATTGAAAAGGGCTATTTGGCAGCCGGCGAAGCGGATGGTATTTGTGGCAATCGAACCGCAGGGGCGATTCGAAAATTCCAGACGGCAGAGGGACTGGAGGCAGATGGTGTCTGTGGCGAAGCAACGTATCGCGCGCTCTCGGGAGGGCAGGAGCCCCCGGAGATGCCTGCTGTGCAGCCGATGAGCACGGCCTCGGCACCGGCGGGGGCACGATCGCTGTTTGTGACGGCATTCGCCTATAGCCCGGAGGATCCAGGGATGGGATCACATACTGCCTCGGGAACGCTCCTTCGCCGCGGTGTCATAGCCGTCGATCCCGCAGTGATTCCGATGGGGACGAGGGTCTTTATTCCGGGCTACGGAGAGGCAGTTGCCGAGGATATCGGCGGCAACATCCGCGGCAATGTGATTGACATCGCCTTTGATACGCATTATGAAGCAATCATGTTCGGCCGACAGAATATAGAGATATTTATTTTGAATTAG
- a CDS encoding M48 family metalloprotease, whose protein sequence is MQLKKFLLTALLLTLILSLRLTEAAVPLPLHPALPYFTEMSEGRTQYIGALERHFKKRTFIKTGSEAERMRMLLTDLTSRLSMHGEHTVLLLNEKHWNAYALPGNIIVVTKGLADGLNDTELTALLLHELGHIALDHPGSALQRTKDAQKSLDKSAAFLEAGQYEAAAEEFVAAIYKGRVERSEEIAADVWAAEHLQETGLTAEEVTQYLRHAQKKLGDSFDGTQHPSFDERIRIFERVNKNISL, encoded by the coding sequence ATGCAGCTGAAAAAATTCTTGCTCACGGCGCTCCTGCTCACGCTTATCCTTTCTCTTCGACTGACAGAAGCTGCCGTGCCTCTGCCTCTTCACCCGGCTCTGCCATACTTCACCGAGATGTCCGAGGGAAGGACGCAGTATATCGGCGCACTTGAGCGGCACTTCAAGAAGCGCACGTTTATAAAGACCGGCAGCGAAGCGGAACGGATGCGTATGCTGCTCACAGACCTTACGTCTCGCCTATCGATGCACGGAGAGCACACGGTTCTGCTTCTCAATGAAAAGCACTGGAATGCCTACGCGCTCCCCGGAAATATAATCGTCGTGACGAAGGGTCTCGCCGATGGCCTCAACGATACGGAGCTGACCGCCCTTCTGCTCCATGAGCTGGGTCATATCGCGCTCGATCACCCCGGCTCCGCGCTTCAGCGCACGAAAGATGCGCAGAAATCACTCGATAAAAGTGCCGCCTTCTTGGAGGCGGGACAATACGAGGCGGCAGCCGAGGAGTTTGTCGCCGCTATCTACAAGGGGCGTGTGGAGCGCTCCGAGGAGATTGCCGCCGACGTATGGGCAGCGGAACACCTCCAAGAGACGGGACTCACCGCAGAAGAAGTCACGCAGTATCTCCGCCATGCGCAAAAAAAGCTGGGCGACTCTTTCGACGGCACCCAGCATCCCTCTTTTGACGAGAGGATACGCATCTTTGAGCGTGTCAATAAAAATATATCCTTATAA
- the rplQ gene encoding 50S ribosomal protein L17: MSQRKLGRNSGARKALFRSILSSFFKHERIETTEAKAKETRSLAEKLITLAKRGDLAARRQAIADIGDEEAVKKLFDEIAGKYTGRNGGYTRILKLGVRKGDAAPMAILELV, from the coding sequence ATGAGCCAAAGAAAACTCGGACGTAACTCCGGTGCACGCAAGGCACTTTTCCGCAGCATCTTGTCCTCTTTCTTCAAGCATGAACGCATCGAGACGACCGAGGCAAAGGCAAAAGAAACCCGCAGCCTTGCAGAGAAGCTGATCACGCTGGCAAAGCGTGGCGACCTCGCTGCACGTCGTCAGGCGATTGCCGATATCGGCGATGAAGAAGCAGTCAAGAAGCTCTTCGATGAGATTGCAGGAAAATACACGGGCCGCAATGGCGGATACACGCGTATTCTCAAGCTCGGCGTCCGCAAGGGCGACGCGGCGCCAATGGCAATCCTGGAGCTCGTCTAA